From Salvia splendens isolate huo1 chromosome 3, SspV2, whole genome shotgun sequence, a single genomic window includes:
- the LOC121793929 gene encoding auxin efflux carrier component 2, translating into MITGNDIYDVLAAIIPLYVAMILAYGSVRWWKIFTPDQCSGINRFVAVFAVPLLGFHFISTNDIYAMNYHFIAADSLQKVVILAALFVWHAVSKKSSLEWMITLFSLSTLPNTLVMGIPLLRAMYGDFSGNLMVQIVVMQSVIWYTLMLFMFEYRGAKMLITDQFPDTAASITSFKVDSDVLSLNGREPLQADAEIGHDGKLHVVVKRSTSASMISSYNKGIHSSGITPRASNLTGVEIYSVQSSREPTPRGSSFNQTDFYAMFNSKAASPKHSYTNSFGGDVFSLQSSKGATPRTSNFDEEMMKLGKKRNTTGRSMSGELFHPPPPPPPQASASTALPNISNSNSNASTTLPNKELHMFVWSSSASPVSEANMRNAVNKAASSDLSTIDDAALAHSRENGKKEIEMEDAVKFPPNASPYSCHKKMDMEEGGVMDKKTQMPPTSVMTRLILIMVWRKLIRNPNTYASLFGLIWSLVSFRWNIEMPSIVKGSISILSDAGLGMAMFSLGLFMALQPKMINCGKSVATFSMVVRFLTGPAVIAATSIAIGLRGVLLHVAIVQAALPQGIVPFVFAKEYNVHPDILSTAVIFGMVIALPITILYYVLLGV; encoded by the exons ATGATCACCGGAAACGACATCTACGATGTCCTCGCGGCCATCATCCCCCTCTACGTGGCCATGATCCTTGCCTATGGCTCGGTCCGATGGTGGAAGATCTTCACCCCAGACCAGTGCTCCGGTATCAACCGCTTCGTGGCCGTGTTTGCCGTCCCCCTCCTCGGTTTCCACTTCATCTCCACCAACGACATCTACGCGATGAACTACCACTTCATCGCGGCCGACTCCCTCCAGAAGGTGGTCATCCTGGCCGCCCTCTTCGTGTGGCACGCCGTCAGCAAGAAGAGCAGCCTTGAGTGGATGATCACCCTCTTCTCCCTCTCCACCCTCCCCAACACCTTAGTGATGGGCATCCCCTTGCTCAGGgccatgtacggcgacttctCAGGCAACCTCATGGTCCAAATCGTGGTGATGCAGAGCGTCATCTGGTACACGCTCATGCTCTTCATGTTCGAGTACCGCGGCGCCAAGATGCTCATCACCGACCAGTTCCCCGACACCGCCGCCTCCATCACCTCCTTCAAAGTCGACTCCGACGTCCTCTCCCTCAACGGCCGCGAGCCCCTCCAGGCGGACGCTGAAATCGGCCACGACGGGAAGCTCCACGTTGTTGTAAAACGATCCACTTCCGCCTCCATGATCTCCTCCTACAACAAAGGGATCCACTCTTCCGGCATCACCCCCCGCGCCTCCAACCTCACCGGCGTCGAGATCTACTCCGTCCAGTCCTCCCGCGAGCCCACCCCCCGCGGCTCCAGCTTCAACCAGACCGACTTCTACGCCATGTTCAACAGCAAGGCCGCCAGCCCCAAGCACAGCTACACCAACAGCTTCGGCGGCGATGTCTTCTCTCTCCAGTCGTCGAAAGGGGCCACGCCTAGAACCTCCAATTTCGACGAGGAGATGATGAAGTTGGGGAAGAAGCGGAACACCACTGGCCGCAGCATGAGCGGGGAGCTTTTCCATCCCCCGCCCCCGCCTCCTCCGCAGGCCTC CGCGAGCACCGCTCTCCCCAACATCAGCAACAGCAACAGCAACGCCAGCACCACTCTCCCCAACAAGGAGCTCCACATGTTTGTGTGGAGCTCCAGCGCCTCCCCCGTCTCCGAAGCAAACATGAGAAATGCCGTTAACAAAGCCGCCTCCTCCGACCTCTCCACCATCGACGATGCTGCTCTTGCTCATTCCAGAG AGAACGGGAAGAAGGAGATTGAGATGGAGGATGCAGTCAAGTTCCCGCCAAATGCATCTCCGTATTCATGCCACAAGAAAATGGATATGGAAGAAGGTGGAGTGATGGACAAGAAAACACAGATGCCACCAACAAGTGTGATGACTAGGCTTATCTTGATCATGGTTTGGAGGAAATTGATCAGAAATCCCAACACTTATGCTAGTCTCTTTGGCCTCATTTGGTCTCTTGTATCATTCAG GTGGAACATTGAAATGCCATCAATTGTGAAGGGTTCCATTTCTATTTTGTCTGATGCAGGCCTTGGCATGGCCATGTTCAGCCTAG GTTTATTCATGGCATTGCAACCAAAGATGATAAATTGTGGGAAGTCTGTAGCCACATTTTCAATGGTTGTTAGGTTCTTAACCGGTCCGGCTGTCATCGCCGCAACTTCCATCGCCATCGGCCTCCGCGGCGTTCTTCTACATGTTGCTATCGTTCAG GCTGCGCTTCCACAGGGAATTGTTCCTTTCGTGTTTGCTAAAGAATACAATGTGCACCCAGACATACTTAGCACTGC AGTTATTTTTGGAATGGTGATAGCCCTGCCCATAACAATTCTGTATTATGTGCTGCTTGGGGTGTAA